Proteins from a single region of Akkermansiaceae bacterium:
- a CDS encoding SDR family NAD(P)-dependent oxidoreductase codes for MKRIVITGGRGDLGKEIAAVFSEEGWQVDAPGRDVLDVSDAARVAEYFQSGPVDLLVCCAGVISDALVARTSPEDWDRIVKVNFDGAAAAAAAVLPGMRDRREGHIVFISSHSAIHPPAGQAAYATAKAALLGLTASLARIHGGANVRVNAILPGFLETKMTDDVTPRRRHEISGEHCLGRFNTVGAVAGFVRYLHDGLPHTSGQIFRLDNRP; via the coding sequence GTGAAGAGAATCGTCATCACAGGTGGCCGGGGAGATCTCGGAAAGGAGATCGCCGCTGTGTTCAGCGAAGAAGGGTGGCAGGTTGATGCCCCCGGCCGCGACGTATTGGATGTCTCCGACGCGGCAAGGGTTGCGGAGTATTTCCAGTCTGGTCCGGTGGATCTCCTGGTGTGTTGCGCGGGGGTGATCTCTGACGCACTGGTGGCGAGAACGTCGCCGGAGGACTGGGACCGGATCGTGAAAGTGAACTTCGATGGAGCTGCCGCCGCGGCTGCCGCGGTATTGCCGGGCATGAGGGACCGGAGGGAAGGTCACATCGTCTTCATCTCCAGTCATTCCGCCATCCACCCGCCCGCGGGCCAGGCTGCCTATGCCACGGCAAAGGCCGCGTTGCTCGGACTGACAGCTTCCCTGGCCCGGATCCATGGTGGGGCGAACGTGCGGGTCAATGCCATCCTGCCTGGTTTTCTCGAAACGAAAATGACGGATGATGTCACACCACGCAGGCGTCATGAAATATCGGGCGAACACTGTTTGGGCCGTTTCAACACGGTCGGGGCGGTGGCTGGATTCGTCCGTTACCTGCATGACGGTCTGCCGCACACCAGCGGCCAGATCTTCCGGTTGGACAATCGGCCTTAG
- a CDS encoding type II toxin-antitoxin system death-on-curing family toxin yields MSAPEPEWVAGTTLRLVHQRQLAEHGGLPGIRDEGLFLSAIARPQQLWCYGDPPPDLCQLAASYAHGLAKNHPFLDGNKRTAAIACELFLNLNGIFFLVGEEEKYPHFLALAAGDHTEESFAAWLRSVTAPAA; encoded by the coding sequence ATGAGTGCTCCAGAACCTGAGTGGGTGGCGGGGACAACCTTGCGCCTCGTTCATCAGCGGCAGCTCGCCGAGCACGGTGGACTGCCGGGAATCCGGGACGAAGGACTCTTCCTCTCCGCCATCGCACGGCCGCAGCAACTTTGGTGCTACGGGGATCCGCCACCGGATCTCTGCCAGCTCGCCGCCAGCTACGCCCACGGTCTTGCCAAGAATCATCCCTTCCTCGACGGCAACAAGCGAACCGCTGCCATCGCCTGCGAACTTTTCCTCAACCTGAATGGTATCTTCTTCCTTGTGGGAGAAGAGGAGAAGTATCCCCACTTTCTCGCCCTCGCCGCCGGCGACCACACGGAGGAATCCTTCGCCGCCTGGCTGCGGTCGGTCACAGCGCCGGCCGCTTGA
- a CDS encoding FAD-dependent oxidoreductase, translating into MKFLLPICLSAALPLHAGTFLVEAEQFTDKGGWGVDTQFIETMGSPYLIAHGLGKPVADANTEVEVKEAGNYRVWVRTIDWTKRLGQKDSAGRFQISIDGKPLVAELGKDDTKWTWQPAGKVDLKAGKVKIALKDLTGFDGRADAVLFSSDEAFTPPGDATFEERTAWKIPGVPSAIEDTGNYDLVVVGGGYGGLGAAISAARMGAKVALIQNRQVLGGNGSSEIRVWAMGNYPPSEYPLADIIKEFEDKASASPAPAKEFVDDKKMDAVKAEKNITLYLGHHAYGVDMKEGKIASVKAVDVEAGKIKRINGRLFADCTGHGFIGLWSKADTEMAEKGRMGMSNMWMWENQAEPVKFPDQPWMLKFDANSFPYPRIRHGFGHAEWFWESGYDDHPINDLENIRDLNLLASFSAWNAIKNHGAYADRDPNKHENAALTWLAYVGGTRETVQILGDVVLSGEEIVGKKEFNDATVLTTWSIDLHYPLEKYKDSIPGRPFISRAVHGKGVDKNVGYPIPYRTLYSRNVPNLFMAGRNISVNRDALGTIRVMKTIGMMGVTVGRAAALATARDCMPRDIYTKHLDEVKTLWKKPGKERVENIDELRKSLDDKAKTPSL; encoded by the coding sequence ATGAAATTTCTTTTACCCATATGCCTCTCCGCCGCGTTGCCGTTGCACGCCGGCACTTTCCTCGTTGAAGCGGAACAGTTCACCGACAAGGGAGGCTGGGGAGTCGATACCCAGTTCATCGAGACCATGGGTTCTCCCTACCTGATCGCCCACGGCCTCGGCAAACCGGTGGCGGATGCCAACACCGAAGTCGAGGTCAAGGAAGCCGGCAACTACCGTGTCTGGGTCCGCACCATCGACTGGACCAAACGCCTCGGCCAGAAGGACAGCGCCGGACGCTTCCAAATCTCCATCGACGGCAAGCCGCTCGTCGCGGAACTCGGCAAGGACGACACCAAGTGGACCTGGCAGCCCGCCGGCAAGGTGGACCTGAAGGCCGGCAAGGTGAAGATCGCGCTCAAGGACCTCACCGGCTTCGACGGCCGTGCGGACGCAGTCCTTTTCAGCAGTGATGAGGCGTTCACCCCGCCGGGCGACGCCACCTTTGAGGAGCGGACCGCATGGAAGATCCCGGGTGTGCCAAGCGCCATCGAGGACACCGGGAACTACGACCTCGTCGTCGTGGGTGGTGGTTACGGCGGTCTGGGCGCTGCGATCTCCGCAGCCCGTATGGGTGCGAAGGTCGCGCTCATCCAGAACCGCCAGGTTCTCGGCGGCAATGGTTCCTCCGAGATCCGGGTCTGGGCGATGGGCAACTATCCGCCGAGCGAGTATCCGCTGGCCGACATCATCAAGGAGTTCGAGGACAAGGCATCCGCCTCCCCCGCTCCGGCGAAGGAATTCGTCGATGACAAGAAGATGGACGCCGTGAAAGCGGAGAAGAACATCACCCTTTACCTCGGCCACCATGCCTACGGCGTGGACATGAAGGAAGGCAAGATCGCCTCCGTCAAAGCCGTCGATGTGGAAGCCGGCAAGATCAAGCGCATCAACGGCCGTCTCTTCGCGGACTGCACCGGTCACGGTTTCATCGGCCTCTGGTCGAAAGCCGACACCGAGATGGCTGAAAAGGGCCGCATGGGCATGAGCAACATGTGGATGTGGGAGAACCAGGCCGAGCCGGTGAAATTCCCCGACCAGCCATGGATGCTGAAGTTCGACGCCAACAGCTTCCCTTATCCCCGTATCCGCCACGGCTTCGGCCACGCGGAATGGTTCTGGGAGAGCGGTTATGACGATCACCCGATCAACGACCTCGAAAACATCCGCGACCTGAACCTGCTCGCCTCGTTCAGCGCCTGGAACGCCATCAAGAACCACGGTGCCTACGCCGACCGTGACCCGAACAAGCACGAGAACGCCGCCCTCACCTGGCTCGCCTACGTGGGTGGCACCCGTGAAACCGTGCAGATCCTCGGTGATGTGGTGCTCTCCGGTGAGGAAATCGTCGGCAAGAAGGAATTCAACGACGCGACGGTGCTGACCACCTGGTCGATCGACCTCCACTACCCGCTTGAGAAGTACAAGGACTCGATCCCCGGCCGGCCGTTCATCTCCCGCGCCGTGCACGGCAAGGGTGTGGACAAGAACGTCGGCTACCCGATCCCCTACCGCACGCTCTACTCCCGCAACGTGCCGAACCTGTTCATGGCAGGCCGCAACATCAGCGTGAACCGCGACGCGCTCGGCACGATCCGCGTGATGAAGACCATCGGCATGATGGGTGTGACCGTCGGCCGCGCCGCCGCCCTGGCGACCGCGCGTGACTGCATGCCACGCGACATCTACACCAAGCACCTCGATGAAGTGAAGACGCTCTGGAAAAAGCCAGGCAAAGAACGCGTGGAGAACATCGATGAGCTGCGCAAGTCCCTCGACGACAAAGCCAAAACGCCTTCCCTCTGA
- a CDS encoding FMN-binding protein: MSCASPSTTKPKRLPSEGRRRLKKWAIACYRLGIILAALACLRALPKAGPSLDPDRLLTEAKSVFPNTASVGNPSEGIYPLLDANGDTPIGWATSNFPQGAKIQGYSGPSEVLVIFDANRAVKAVRFLDSADTAGHVKMVRDDLPFWEQWTGKAESTLGKLQRPRVVSGATITSEAIARGIAARFGAEGMDEWFPEPLKLEWIAKWFPGADAIAETREPGAFHILKGGTTMGTVLRSSRMGVSARGFNGTSDVIVCLDASGGKILGVGFLGSRDNVPYIDDVREEMKYGDGFAGKNVADVMKEDPEQSESLFVSGASVTTYAVIESVHEMLRRHAAEEGKHGFPWKSALAFSWIGLGVVVGLAKWGNKAKIRLGFAVISVAAGVTLGWMVSQDQLVGWGENGFNLRGALPLLVLTAVAMVVPAFTGKNIYCARICPHGAAQTLAGQVIKKRFPLPRKVHAVMERVPWLTLGVIWVLAFLGSGIPFAYFEPFETWSSGFVAFIPAAIFTIGIIGAFFLPQAYCHYGCPTGAMFKFLTHAPGRWTSKDSIAGTLVLASVVLVIIKR, translated from the coding sequence ATGAGCTGCGCAAGTCCCTCGACGACAAAGCCAAAACGCCTTCCCTCTGAGGGCAGGCGGCGGCTGAAAAAGTGGGCGATCGCCTGCTACCGGCTCGGCATCATTCTGGCGGCGCTCGCATGTCTGCGGGCGCTGCCGAAGGCCGGGCCTTCGCTTGACCCGGACCGCCTCCTCACGGAGGCGAAGTCCGTTTTCCCGAACACGGCATCGGTCGGGAACCCCAGCGAAGGGATCTATCCCCTGCTGGACGCCAATGGCGACACCCCAATCGGGTGGGCCACCTCGAATTTTCCCCAGGGAGCGAAGATCCAGGGCTACTCCGGACCGAGCGAGGTCCTCGTGATCTTTGACGCCAACCGCGCCGTGAAGGCGGTGCGTTTCCTGGACAGCGCGGACACCGCCGGACACGTGAAGATGGTCCGTGATGACCTCCCTTTCTGGGAACAGTGGACCGGCAAGGCGGAATCCACCCTCGGCAAGCTGCAGAGACCGCGCGTGGTTTCCGGCGCCACCATCACCAGCGAGGCCATCGCCCGCGGGATCGCGGCGCGTTTCGGTGCGGAGGGCATGGACGAATGGTTCCCGGAACCCCTGAAGCTGGAGTGGATCGCGAAGTGGTTTCCGGGAGCGGATGCCATCGCGGAAACCCGCGAGCCGGGTGCCTTCCACATCCTCAAGGGCGGCACTACGATGGGCACCGTACTCCGCAGCAGCCGGATGGGTGTTTCCGCCCGCGGTTTCAATGGCACCTCGGATGTCATCGTCTGTCTGGACGCATCCGGAGGGAAGATCCTGGGTGTGGGTTTCCTGGGGAGCCGTGACAACGTCCCGTACATCGATGATGTGCGGGAGGAGATGAAGTATGGTGACGGCTTCGCCGGAAAGAATGTGGCGGACGTCATGAAGGAGGATCCGGAGCAGTCGGAGAGCCTCTTTGTCAGCGGAGCGAGTGTCACCACCTACGCGGTGATCGAAAGTGTTCACGAAATGCTCCGCCGGCATGCCGCGGAGGAGGGCAAACATGGCTTTCCCTGGAAAAGCGCGCTCGCCTTCTCATGGATCGGCCTCGGTGTGGTGGTTGGCCTGGCGAAGTGGGGCAACAAGGCGAAGATCCGGCTCGGCTTCGCGGTCATTTCCGTGGCGGCCGGTGTGACGTTGGGCTGGATGGTCAGCCAGGACCAGTTGGTCGGCTGGGGTGAGAATGGCTTCAACCTGCGCGGCGCGCTGCCGCTGCTGGTGCTGACCGCAGTGGCGATGGTGGTGCCCGCCTTCACGGGAAAGAACATCTATTGCGCCCGGATCTGCCCCCATGGAGCCGCACAGACCCTCGCCGGGCAGGTGATCAAGAAGCGCTTTCCCCTGCCGCGGAAGGTCCATGCCGTCATGGAGCGGGTGCCGTGGCTCACGCTCGGCGTGATCTGGGTGCTGGCGTTCCTTGGCAGTGGCATTCCATTCGCCTACTTCGAGCCTTTCGAGACGTGGAGCAGCGGGTTCGTCGCTTTCATCCCGGCTGCCATTTTCACCATCGGCATCATCGGCGCGTTCTTCCTCCCGCAGGCGTATTGCCACTATGGCTGCCCCACCGGCGCCATGTTCAAGTTCCTGACCCATGCCCCGGGGAGGTGGACATCGAAGGATTCCATCGCGGGGACGCTTGTCCTCGCTTCCGTCGTGCTGGTAATCATCAAGCGATGA
- a CDS encoding 2-oxo acid dehydrogenase subunit E2, translating to MSVNIEMPKLSDTMTEGTLIKWHKKVGDNVEIGDILAEVETDKATMEMEAFDEGVLTEIRVQEGDKATIGSVLAVLGGESGGSAPAPEKAAAPAEEKAAEPKAEAAPAESAPAPAAAAREDGERIKASPLARKIAADLNVDLGNVTGSGPAGRIVKKDVESASSSPAKKPSSDAAAAAALAASAKGKASAPAAAPAPAAQAILPTAKEGDERIELSSMRKIIASRLLTSKVTIPHFYLHLEVDASPLMTLRKQVNDQAEKTHGNKFSVNDFILLATIRAAEAVPAINASFAGDHIVKFKHVGLSVAIAIEDGLVTPVIKKAETQSLLAISQAVKDFAKRAKEKKLKPDEFDGGTITVSNLGAWGIESFDAIVNPPQAAILSVGAAIEKPVVKNGQIVPGLRMNIGLSCDHRVVDGAVGAEFLAQIKKLLEQPALMLL from the coding sequence ATGTCAGTGAACATCGAAATGCCAAAACTCTCGGACACCATGACCGAGGGCACCCTTATCAAATGGCACAAAAAAGTCGGCGATAACGTCGAGATCGGCGACATCCTCGCGGAGGTCGAAACTGACAAGGCAACGATGGAGATGGAAGCCTTCGACGAAGGCGTGCTGACGGAGATCCGCGTGCAGGAAGGCGACAAGGCGACCATCGGTTCAGTCCTGGCCGTTCTCGGTGGGGAATCCGGTGGCAGTGCTCCCGCACCTGAGAAAGCCGCCGCACCTGCCGAAGAAAAGGCAGCCGAGCCAAAAGCCGAAGCGGCACCTGCCGAAAGCGCTCCCGCACCGGCAGCCGCAGCCCGTGAAGACGGTGAGCGGATCAAGGCATCCCCTCTCGCACGCAAGATCGCCGCAGACCTCAATGTTGATCTCGGCAATGTCACCGGCAGTGGCCCGGCCGGCCGGATCGTGAAGAAGGACGTCGAAAGCGCCTCCTCCTCACCGGCGAAGAAACCTTCCAGCGACGCCGCAGCCGCAGCCGCCCTGGCCGCCTCCGCGAAAGGCAAGGCCTCCGCTCCTGCCGCAGCACCGGCACCTGCCGCCCAAGCGATCCTTCCGACCGCAAAAGAAGGCGACGAACGCATCGAACTTTCCAGCATGCGGAAGATCATCGCATCCCGCCTGCTGACTTCGAAGGTCACCATCCCCCATTTCTACCTCCACCTGGAAGTGGACGCCTCCCCGCTCATGACCCTCCGAAAGCAGGTCAACGACCAAGCGGAGAAAACCCACGGCAACAAGTTCTCCGTCAACGACTTCATCCTCCTGGCCACCATCCGTGCGGCAGAGGCGGTGCCCGCCATCAATGCTTCCTTCGCCGGTGACCACATCGTGAAGTTCAAGCACGTCGGCCTTTCCGTCGCCATCGCCATCGAGGACGGCCTCGTCACCCCGGTCATCAAGAAGGCGGAAACCCAGTCGCTGCTCGCCATTTCCCAGGCGGTCAAGGACTTCGCCAAGCGCGCCAAGGAGAAGAAACTCAAGCCGGACGAATTCGACGGCGGCACCATCACCGTCTCGAACCTGGGTGCCTGGGGCATCGAGTCCTTCGACGCGATCGTCAACCCGCCGCAAGCCGCCATCCTCTCCGTGGGAGCCGCCATCGAGAAGCCTGTCGTCAAGAACGGCCAGATCGTCCCCGGCCTCCGCATGAACATCGGCCTCTCCTGTGACCACCGCGTTGTCGATGGTGCCGTGGGAGCCGAGTTCCTCGCCCAGATCAAGAAGCTGCTGGAGCAACCCGCTCTCATGCTCCTCTGA
- a CDS encoding alpha-ketoacid dehydrogenase subunit beta, with translation MSRILTYREALREGLDEELARDENVVLMGEEVAQYNGAYKVTEGLWKKWGDKRIVDTPISEAGFIGMGIGASMLGVRPVMELMFWSFHSVAFDQLVNNAACVRYMSGGLANCPIVVRGPANGGTGVGATHSHIPEGLFAAFPGLKVCAPATPADAKGLIKAAIRDNDPVYVMENTLLYGTTGSVPDPADGDFVVPLGLADIKREGSDVSLIAHGRSVIQALAAAEILKEKHNINAEVLDLRSIRPLDQDAILKTVKKTNRVVLVDESKGFGGVSAMVSHLIQEHAFDYLDAPIKRVTTIDAPAIYSPHIENEQLPNPRRIVEKVLALG, from the coding sequence ATGTCACGCATTCTTACCTACCGTGAAGCGCTCCGCGAAGGTCTCGATGAGGAACTCGCCCGCGACGAGAACGTCGTCCTGATGGGCGAGGAGGTCGCCCAATACAACGGTGCCTACAAGGTGACCGAAGGCCTCTGGAAAAAGTGGGGTGACAAGCGCATTGTCGATACCCCCATCTCCGAAGCTGGCTTCATCGGCATGGGCATCGGTGCCTCCATGCTGGGCGTCCGTCCGGTCATGGAGCTGATGTTCTGGTCCTTCCACTCCGTGGCCTTCGACCAGCTCGTCAACAATGCCGCCTGCGTCCGCTACATGTCCGGTGGCCTCGCCAACTGCCCGATCGTCGTCCGCGGTCCTGCCAACGGCGGCACCGGTGTGGGTGCCACGCACTCCCACATTCCGGAAGGCCTTTTCGCCGCATTCCCCGGTCTGAAGGTCTGCGCACCCGCGACCCCGGCTGATGCGAAAGGTCTGATCAAGGCCGCCATCCGCGACAACGACCCCGTCTATGTCATGGAGAACACCCTTCTCTACGGCACCACCGGTTCCGTGCCGGATCCCGCCGACGGTGACTTCGTCGTGCCGCTCGGCCTGGCCGACATCAAGCGCGAAGGCTCCGATGTCTCGCTCATCGCCCACGGCCGCTCCGTGATCCAAGCGCTCGCCGCCGCGGAGATCCTCAAGGAAAAGCACAACATCAACGCCGAGGTGCTCGACCTCCGCTCGATCCGCCCGCTCGACCAGGACGCCATCCTCAAGACCGTCAAGAAGACCAACCGCGTCGTCTTGGTGGATGAATCGAAAGGCTTCGGCGGTGTCTCCGCGATGGTTTCCCACCTCATCCAGGAACACGCCTTCGACTACCTCGACGCGCCGATCAAGCGGGTGACCACTATCGATGCGCCTGCGATCTACTCGCCGCACATTGAGAACGAACAGCTTCCGAATCCACGCCGGATCGTGGAGAAGGTGCTGGCCCTCGGTTGA
- a CDS encoding FAD:protein FMN transferase, translating to MSGRSIVLPGFVLLVLAMLAVILIRKSGGGATAIHGSAMGTRWTLEWRGKAPEPVALKAEVAATLEKWEQVLSQWRGDSDLSRFNRGEPATVELSRVLELADGIKRKSGGAFDHHLLAEVHAAGFGPAGKGVDLSSIGKGFAVDRVCERLRGLGMGDFVFALAGEVRAVGGPWPVEIEKPLVAESVADHVVMLENQAVATSGNYRQFRQTDAGLATHIIDPATGRSVIRPPSSVTVIAGDCATASAWATAVFVLGPEYKGDLPELRVSWQHP from the coding sequence ATGAGCGGAAGGTCCATCGTGCTGCCGGGCTTCGTCCTGTTGGTGCTGGCGATGCTCGCCGTCATCCTGATCCGGAAATCCGGTGGTGGTGCGACCGCCATCCATGGATCGGCGATGGGCACCCGCTGGACGCTGGAGTGGCGGGGAAAGGCGCCGGAACCCGTCGCCCTGAAAGCCGAAGTCGCCGCCACGCTGGAGAAATGGGAGCAGGTGCTCAGCCAGTGGCGGGGGGATTCGGATCTTTCACGGTTCAACCGCGGGGAACCCGCCACGGTGGAGCTGTCACGGGTGCTGGAACTGGCGGACGGGATCAAACGGAAATCAGGGGGGGCATTCGACCATCATCTCCTGGCGGAGGTGCATGCGGCGGGATTCGGACCGGCGGGAAAAGGGGTGGATCTTTCCTCCATCGGCAAGGGATTCGCCGTGGACCGTGTTTGCGAACGTCTCCGCGGGCTGGGGATGGGTGACTTCGTGTTCGCCCTCGCCGGAGAGGTACGGGCCGTTGGCGGGCCGTGGCCGGTGGAGATCGAGAAGCCGCTGGTCGCGGAATCCGTGGCGGATCATGTGGTGATGCTGGAGAACCAGGCCGTTGCCACCAGCGGCAACTACCGCCAGTTCCGGCAGACGGACGCGGGGCTGGCCACCCACATCATCGATCCCGCGACGGGCCGGTCCGTCATCCGCCCGCCGTCATCTGTGACGGTCATCGCCGGGGACTGCGCGACGGCCTCCGCATGGGCTACTGCGGTTTTCGTACTAGGACCGGAGTACAAGGGGGATCTGCCGGAACTCCGGGTTTCCTGGCAGCATCCGTGA
- a CDS encoding low molecular weight protein tyrosine phosphatase family protein produces the protein MAARKLLFICSQNKLRSPTAETIFSDTPGIEVDSAGLNHDAIVPLSPEQLRWADLILVMESTHRNRLARHHSASLKGKRVVVLGIPDDYDYMDEELVRILKVKCARYLP, from the coding sequence ATGGCCGCCAGAAAGCTCCTCTTCATCTGTTCGCAGAACAAACTCCGCAGCCCCACCGCGGAAACGATCTTCTCGGACACCCCCGGGATCGAGGTGGACTCCGCCGGACTGAACCATGACGCCATCGTTCCACTCAGCCCCGAGCAACTGCGTTGGGCAGACCTCATCCTGGTGATGGAGTCCACCCACCGGAACCGGCTGGCGAGGCACCACAGCGCCTCCCTGAAGGGCAAGCGGGTCGTTGTCCTGGGTATTCCGGACGACTACGACTACATGGATGAGGAGCTGGTCAGGATCCTGAAAGTGAAGTGTGCCCGTTATCTGCCGTGA
- a CDS encoding AbrB/MazE/SpoVT family DNA-binding domain-containing protein yields MNATLKITTIGNSAGVILPKEVLEKLRVSKGDSITLTETPDGLLLTPFDETVARQMEVAERIMRENRNMLRKLAQ; encoded by the coding sequence ATGAATGCGACTCTGAAGATCACAACCATCGGAAACTCGGCTGGAGTCATCCTTCCCAAGGAGGTTTTGGAAAAACTCCGGGTGAGCAAAGGCGACAGCATTACCCTTACGGAGACCCCCGATGGCCTTCTTCTGACTCCTTTCGATGAAACCGTCGCCCGCCAGATGGAGGTGGCTGAGCGGATCATGCGCGAGAACCGGAACATGCTCAGGAAACTCGCCCAGTAA
- the pdhA gene encoding pyruvate dehydrogenase (acetyl-transferring) E1 component subunit alpha, with translation MSSATSTPLDFSTAAINKSLTAEQKIDLFTQMVRIRRFEQASLKYYNAGKMGGFLHLYIGQESVAVGTISLCGKDDHVITAYRNHGHGLASGMGMNECMAENYGKQTGCSKGKGGSMHYFAPDKNYWGGHGIVAGQTPLGLGLAYGVKYLGKKGACLCYLGDGAVNQGAFHESLNLASLFDIPVIFVIENNGYSMGTSQKRSSAYKGCLAQRAEGYDMEWDVINGSDVYEVRAKTQIALERAHNESRPTLLEIDTYRYYGHSVADANAKKYRTPEEIENYKQNHDPINLFRSKLIAEGVLTEESAEEISKAAQAEAADAVKFAEESPPPTVADIMTDVYWETDNNTEASKIGRHFFND, from the coding sequence ATGTCCAGCGCCACCTCGACCCCTCTCGATTTCTCGACCGCCGCGATCAACAAGAGCCTCACCGCTGAGCAGAAGATCGACCTCTTCACCCAGATGGTCCGCATCCGCCGGTTCGAGCAGGCTTCGCTCAAATACTACAATGCGGGCAAGATGGGCGGCTTTCTCCACCTTTACATCGGTCAGGAGTCTGTCGCCGTCGGCACCATCTCCCTCTGCGGCAAGGATGACCACGTGATCACCGCCTACCGCAACCACGGCCACGGCCTCGCTTCCGGCATGGGCATGAACGAGTGCATGGCGGAGAACTACGGCAAGCAGACGGGCTGCTCGAAAGGCAAGGGCGGTTCCATGCACTACTTCGCGCCGGACAAGAACTACTGGGGTGGCCATGGCATCGTCGCCGGCCAGACCCCGCTCGGTCTCGGCCTCGCCTACGGCGTGAAATACCTCGGCAAGAAAGGTGCCTGCCTTTGCTACCTCGGTGACGGCGCGGTCAACCAAGGTGCCTTCCACGAGTCCCTCAACCTCGCCTCCCTTTTCGACATCCCGGTGATCTTCGTCATCGAGAACAACGGTTACTCGATGGGCACCTCCCAGAAGCGTTCCTCCGCCTACAAGGGTTGCCTCGCCCAACGGGCCGAAGGCTACGACATGGAGTGGGACGTCATCAACGGCTCGGACGTCTATGAGGTCCGGGCCAAGACCCAGATCGCCCTGGAGCGTGCGCACAACGAAAGCCGCCCCACCCTGCTGGAGATCGACACCTACCGCTACTACGGCCACAGCGTCGCGGACGCCAATGCCAAGAAATACCGCACGCCGGAGGAGATCGAGAACTACAAGCAGAACCACGATCCGATCAACCTGTTCCGCAGCAAGCTCATTGCCGAAGGGGTTCTCACCGAAGAATCCGCCGAGGAGATCAGCAAGGCTGCCCAAGCTGAAGCCGCCGACGCCGTCAAGTTCGCGGAGGAGTCCCCGCCGCCGACCGTCGCCGACATCATGACCGACGTCTATTGGGAGACCGACAACAACACGGAAGCCTCCAAGATCGGCCGCCACTTCTTCAACGACTGA